From the genome of Natronolimnobius baerhuensis:
CTATCGGGCAGTCCCACGCACCGGCGTAGATGTTCATGTCGCTGGTTCCAGTTTTCCGGACCAGACGCGGGTCTTCGCCCACGTCGCGGATCGCGACGCGGAACGCTCGAGCGACCGCCGTTCGCGGGCTCGTCATCACGGGCGGGACCGTATCCTTCCAGGTGACGGTCCCGACCTCGAGTTCGGCTTCCGCGGCCTCGCGGACGGTTTCGACAGTGAGGGCTGGGGGGACGCGCAGTTGGACGTCCATCGTCGCCTCGACGGAGAGGCCGTCCTCGCTGATCCCGCCGTCGATGTCGACCGGTTTGGTCGTCACCTGCTCGAAGATGGGTTCGTACTCGTCACCTTCGAAGCGGTCTTCGACGGCTGACCACCAGCGAACGGCGTGCTGGATGGCGTTCGGGTCTGGCCGAGACGTGTGGCCGGACTCGCTCGTCGCGACGTAGGTGCCGGCGATCAGGCCTCGATAGCCGAGCGTGATTCCGTCGGTTCCGGACGGCTCGCCGTTGACGACGGCGTCCGGCGTCGCATCGCGGTCGTCGACCAGATAGCGTGCGCCTTTCGAGTCGACTTCCTCGCCGACGACGCCGACGAACGAGACGCCCGTTCGGACGGCGGCCGCGGCCATCGCAGCGAGCGGTCCCGTCGCGTCGACGCTGCCGCGGCCCCAGAGAACGTCTTCGCCGGTCTCTTTGGCGATCTCGGCGGCGACGTCGTCCTCGTCTGCTGGGTTGACCTCGACCGGAATCTCGCCGGGGACGGTATCGATGTGCGAGGTCAGCAGTACCGAATCGTCCGCGGGCGCACGGACGTTGCCGACCTCATCGATCCAGACCTCCCGGTCGTGGGCCTCGAAGAACTCGACGAGTCGCTCCGCGGCCGCGTGTTCCTCGCGAGAAAGCGAGGGGATCGAGACAAGATCGATCAACAACTGTCGTGCGTCCGCGGACGAAACGTCGGACGAATCGGTGGTGCTCGCGTTCATGATTCAGCCTCTGCGGCGTCGGGCGCGATGATCTCGGTCAGCGCCGCGACGATCTGGTCTGCCTC
Proteins encoded in this window:
- a CDS encoding [LysW]-lysine hydrolase, yielding MNASTTDSSDVSSADARQLLIDLVSIPSLSREEHAAAERLVEFFEAHDREVWIDEVGNVRAPADDSVLLTSHIDTVPGEIPVEVNPADEDDVAAEIAKETGEDVLWGRGSVDATGPLAAMAAAAVRTGVSFVGVVGEEVDSKGARYLVDDRDATPDAVVNGEPSGTDGITLGYRGLIAGTYVATSESGHTSRPDPNAIQHAVRWWSAVEDRFEGDEYEPIFEQVTTKPVDIDGGISEDGLSVEATMDVQLRVPPALTVETVREAAEAELEVGTVTWKDTVPPVMTSPRTAVARAFRVAIRDVGEDPRLVRKTGTSDMNIYAGAWDCPIATYGPGNSDLDHAPDERLSLSEFDQAVEILERVSQTLCGGANE